One part of the Parasphingorhabdus sp. SCSIO 66989 genome encodes these proteins:
- a CDS encoding LacI family DNA-binding transcriptional regulator has product MPNSRPTSFDIAYLAGVSQPTVSRALRGSPAVSAKTREKIERIARELNYTVDRNASSLRSQRANTLALLLFEDDSGDESNINPFFQSMLGTIIRESSRRGYDLLVSFQQTDDNWHARYQDSRRADGIILLGYGDFRDHVERLEALKADGTQFVRWGPQSDDMAGITLGSDNIGAGRIAGEHLIGCGRKHIAFLGTATPNFPEFHDRYAGFCTALGEGQSPPQFEAMSSEEDGYRAAQQMLTDYPECDAVFAASDLIAIGAMRAMREAGKQLPQDIAIVGFDNIASAALTNPALTTVMQDAQSAGRALVRSLIAAIEGQEVEPAILPTRLIVRESCGSHSN; this is encoded by the coding sequence ATGCCCAATTCCCGCCCGACCTCTTTTGACATTGCCTATCTCGCAGGCGTCTCTCAGCCAACGGTATCGCGCGCCCTGCGCGGCAGCCCGGCGGTAAGCGCCAAGACGCGTGAGAAGATTGAGCGTATTGCCCGGGAATTGAACTACACTGTTGACCGCAATGCCTCGAGCCTGCGCTCGCAGCGCGCCAATACGCTGGCGCTGCTGCTGTTTGAGGATGACAGTGGCGATGAGTCCAATATCAACCCGTTTTTTCAGTCGATGCTGGGGACCATCATCCGCGAGTCCTCCCGCCGCGGCTATGACCTGTTGGTATCGTTCCAGCAGACCGATGACAATTGGCATGCGCGCTATCAGGACAGCCGCCGCGCCGATGGCATCATCCTGCTCGGCTATGGCGATTTTCGTGACCATGTTGAACGGCTTGAGGCGCTCAAGGCCGATGGCACCCAATTTGTCCGCTGGGGTCCGCAGAGTGACGACATGGCCGGGATCACATTGGGCTCGGACAATATTGGTGCCGGACGCATTGCGGGCGAGCATCTGATAGGATGCGGGCGCAAGCATATTGCCTTTTTGGGCACCGCGACACCCAACTTTCCCGAGTTTCATGACCGCTATGCCGGATTTTGCACGGCACTCGGCGAAGGGCAGAGCCCGCCACAATTTGAGGCGATGTCGAGCGAGGAAGATGGCTATCGCGCGGCGCAGCAAATGCTCACCGACTATCCTGAATGCGATGCGGTGTTTGCCGCCAGCGACCTGATCGCGATAGGCGCGATGCGGGCGATGCGTGAGGCGGGCAAGCAATTGCCACAGGACATCGCCATTGTCGGCTTTGACAATATTGCTTCGGCTGCCCTCACCAATCCGGCGTTGACCACGGTGATGCAGGATGCGCAAAGCGCGGGTCGGGCTTTGGTGCGCTCGCTTATTGCCGCGATTGAGGGGCAGGAGGTGGAGCCCGCCATCCTGCCCACACGCCTGATCGTGCGCGAAAGCTGCGGCAGCCATAGCAACTGA
- a CDS encoding MFS transporter, whose amino-acid sequence MTGQSAAPGIAEKPRQSFWGLWNISFGFFGIQIGFALQNSNMSRIFETLGTAVDDLPALWVAAPLTGLLVQPIIGYFSDKTWTKLGRRRPYFLAGAILAAISLFIMPLAPYLLFAAFMLWVLDASLNVSMEPFRAFVGDMLRTDQHTAGYIVQTGFIGAGACIGSFFPFFLDWAGVANVAPPGVVPDTVRYSFWFGAVVLFLAVLWTVVFTREYSPDEMRRFEGPDAEPSGSPIRALAAKSFGSGMLWIAAGALVLLLVNRLDLEKEVYLLGGLLVFYGLASMLAIQLAKAGNRTNMLSSIVGDFSGMPEVMKRLAVVQFFSWSALFIMWIFTTRVVAQYVWGTTDSGSAAFNQAGNWVGVLFGIYNGVAAVAALTLLPLLSRRLGAAYTHAACLLLGALGFLGFMFIRDQYLLILCEIGIGILWASVLAMPYAILASNLPQSKLGIYMGLFNIFIVIPQLLVATVMGQIMLWLFPDDPIWTMAFAAGSLAIAAFFMLPVQALLQNKARQDGSPEAEGVYAQ is encoded by the coding sequence ATGACAGGGCAGAGTGCCGCCCCCGGCATTGCGGAAAAGCCGCGCCAGAGTTTCTGGGGGCTGTGGAATATCAGCTTCGGCTTTTTTGGTATCCAGATCGGGTTCGCGTTGCAGAACTCCAATATGAGCCGCATCTTCGAGACACTGGGGACGGCGGTCGATGATCTGCCCGCGCTTTGGGTTGCCGCGCCACTGACTGGCCTGTTGGTGCAGCCGATTATCGGCTATTTCAGCGACAAGACCTGGACCAAGCTCGGCCGCCGCCGCCCCTATTTTCTCGCTGGCGCAATCCTGGCGGCGATCTCGCTGTTTATCATGCCGCTTGCCCCCTATTTGCTGTTCGCGGCCTTTATGCTGTGGGTGCTCGACGCTTCGCTCAATGTCTCGATGGAGCCGTTCCGCGCCTTTGTCGGCGATATGCTGCGTACTGACCAGCATACCGCCGGTTATATCGTGCAAACCGGATTTATCGGCGCCGGGGCCTGTATCGGGTCTTTCTTCCCCTTCTTCCTCGATTGGGCGGGTGTCGCCAATGTCGCACCGCCGGGCGTGGTGCCCGATACGGTGCGCTACAGCTTCTGGTTCGGCGCGGTGGTGCTGTTCCTGGCGGTGTTGTGGACGGTGGTGTTTACCCGCGAATACAGCCCGGACGAGATGCGCCGTTTTGAAGGGCCGGATGCCGAGCCCTCCGGCTCGCCAATCCGCGCGCTTGCGGCCAAATCCTTTGGCAGCGGCATGCTTTGGATTGCCGCGGGTGCATTAGTGCTGCTGCTGGTGAACCGGCTTGACCTTGAAAAAGAAGTGTATCTGCTCGGCGGCTTGCTGGTGTTTTACGGATTGGCGTCCATGCTGGCGATCCAGCTCGCCAAGGCGGGCAACCGCACCAATATGTTGAGCAGCATTGTCGGCGATTTCTCCGGCATGCCAGAGGTGATGAAGCGGTTAGCGGTTGTCCAGTTTTTCAGCTGGTCTGCCCTGTTTATCATGTGGATTTTCACCACCCGTGTGGTGGCGCAATATGTTTGGGGCACCACCGATTCCGGCAGCGCCGCGTTTAATCAGGCAGGCAATTGGGTCGGGGTATTGTTCGGCATCTATAATGGCGTCGCGGCGGTTGCGGCGCTGACTCTGCTGCCGCTGCTGTCGCGTCGGCTGGGTGCCGCCTATACCCATGCCGCTTGCCTTTTGCTCGGAGCGCTCGGGTTTCTCGGCTTTATGTTTATCCGTGATCAATATCTGCTGATCCTGTGCGAGATCGGCATTGGCATTTTATGGGCCTCGGTGTTGGCCATGCCCTATGCCATTTTGGCCAGCAATCTGCCCCAGTCCAAGCTTGGCATCTATATGGGGCTTTTCAACATCTTCATCGTGATCCCGCAGCTATTGGTGGCCACGGTGATGGGCCAGATCATGCTTTGGCTATTCCCCGATGACCCGATCTGGACCATGGCCTTTGCCGCCGGATCACTGGCGATTGCCGCGTTTTTCATGCTGCCGGTACAGGCCTTGCTGCAAAACAAGGCGCGTCAGGATGGCTCGCCCGAAGCCGAAGGGGTTTATGCGCAATAG
- a CDS encoding sulfatase family protein: protein MKRQGLTMLLSGLALLATGGAGVQAQEAASETGQTQAAEPFSFGGVFEGGIAGEIDRTVIPRRPDGPPNIVFIIADDLGWPYLGFLGDRNVITPNMDILGRGGVVFERGHSSANHCRPTLQSLVSGLYPSQYADQASRIADARMANGPVPQEVDTARERQQLWKQYETSAIEQIATLPRILQQAGYVSFQSGKWWEQSYRHGGFTHGMTPSWNWKDAAALGDNWFFTFMGGRGNEIGRQTMAPVLDFVEDNAEQPFFLWYGPALPHTPLNPPDRFFKFYQDRDDISESAKLYYANIAWFDWGVGQLLDKLREERLMDNTLIVYVNDNGWQQPPTAEYADNPFFFPNGGPRGKGSAFETAFRTPIIFYWADQIAARLDRRQLVNAIDIMPTVLDYAGVTSPVELPGYSLRNHIEGKSSAPLRPALFGRIDTHRAGTDFRGQRDEAVTDMMGGSFDAYYRTDETWHFVWKTDSDEVALWDITGDPNSNSDVAADHPDLVAEFKQEISGWRQQYVPNG, encoded by the coding sequence ATGAAAAGACAGGGTTTGACAATGTTGCTTTCGGGCCTTGCCTTGCTCGCCACTGGCGGCGCAGGGGTTCAGGCGCAAGAGGCTGCATCCGAGACCGGACAGACGCAAGCGGCGGAGCCTTTCTCCTTTGGCGGTGTCTTTGAAGGCGGGATCGCCGGAGAGATTGACCGCACTGTCATACCGCGCCGCCCTGATGGCCCGCCCAATATTGTGTTTATCATCGCCGATGATCTTGGCTGGCCCTATCTTGGCTTTCTCGGCGACCGAAATGTCATCACCCCGAACATGGACATATTGGGCCGTGGTGGCGTGGTGTTTGAGCGCGGCCATTCCTCGGCCAATCACTGCCGTCCGACGCTGCAATCTCTGGTGTCCGGCCTGTATCCCTCGCAATATGCCGATCAGGCCAGCCGCATTGCCGATGCGCGCATGGCGAATGGGCCGGTGCCGCAAGAAGTGGACACGGCGCGCGAGCGGCAGCAGCTCTGGAAGCAATATGAGACCAGCGCGATTGAGCAGATCGCGACGCTGCCGCGCATCCTGCAACAGGCGGGCTATGTCTCGTTCCAGAGCGGCAAATGGTGGGAGCAATCCTATCGCCATGGCGGCTTCACCCATGGCATGACGCCATCATGGAACTGGAAGGATGCAGCGGCGCTGGGCGATAACTGGTTCTTCACCTTTATGGGCGGGCGCGGCAATGAAATTGGCCGCCAGACTATGGCCCCGGTGCTGGATTTTGTCGAAGACAATGCCGAGCAGCCGTTTTTCCTGTGGTATGGCCCGGCGCTGCCGCACACGCCGCTTAACCCGCCAGATCGCTTCTTCAAATTCTATCAGGATCGTGATGACATCTCGGAATCGGCCAAGCTGTATTATGCCAATATCGCCTGGTTTGACTGGGGGGTCGGCCAATTGCTCGACAAGCTGCGTGAGGAGCGGCTGATGGACAATACGCTGATCGTCTATGTCAATGACAATGGCTGGCAACAGCCGCCGACCGCCGAATATGCCGACAACCCGTTTTTCTTCCCCAATGGCGGGCCGCGCGGCAAAGGGTCGGCGTTTGAAACCGCGTTCCGCACACCGATCATCTTCTATTGGGCCGATCAAATTGCCGCGCGCCTTGACCGGCGGCAGTTGGTGAACGCGATTGATATCATGCCCACCGTGCTCGACTATGCCGGGGTGACATCTCCGGTGGAGCTGCCCGGCTATTCGTTGCGCAACCATATTGAAGGCAAGAGCAGCGCGCCATTGCGCCCGGCGCTGTTCGGTCGTATCGACACCCATCGCGCCGGAACCGATTTTCGCGGCCAACGCGACGAGGCGGTGACCGATATGATGGGGGGCAGCTTCGATGCCTATTACCGCACCGATGAGACCTGGCATTTTGTCTGGAAAACCGACTCTGACGAGGTCGCGCTTTGGGACATTACCGGCGATCCCAATAGCAATAGCGATGTTGCGGCGGATCACCCCGACCTTGTGGCCGAATTCAAGCAAGAGATTAGCGGCTGGCGGCAGCAATATGTCCCCAATGGCTAG
- a CDS encoding formylglycine-generating enzyme family protein, translating to MAARRFALTVMAVGIAAACSPAPEENSEPQWVALSGGCFQMGESRIYPEEGPVREACVAPFEMMRHEVTNAQFAAFVDATGYKTRAERGWSADEADGPGVDLPPSSAVFAPSAEQRQENLSWWRLVEGAYWQRPFGPDRDDEPDPQAPVVHITREDAQAYAKWAGGRLPSEAEWEYAARGGLDGKLMAWEDAEAAAVTQKANTWQGAFPAYDAASDGFAGVAPVGSFPANGFGLYDMIGNVWEWTATPYAPDHSDDARARAGVNGLDPAQPGASVGTIRGGSFLCAKSYCYRYRPAARQAQDLSFGTSHIGFRLVRD from the coding sequence ATGGCGGCGCGCCGTTTCGCTCTGACAGTTATGGCGGTCGGCATCGCCGCTGCCTGCTCGCCAGCGCCCGAGGAGAATAGTGAGCCGCAATGGGTCGCACTGTCCGGTGGCTGTTTCCAAATGGGCGAAAGCCGGATTTACCCCGAAGAAGGACCGGTGCGAGAAGCCTGTGTCGCGCCGTTCGAGATGATGCGCCACGAGGTCACCAACGCGCAATTTGCCGCTTTTGTCGACGCCACCGGTTATAAGACCCGGGCAGAGCGTGGTTGGTCTGCCGACGAAGCCGATGGCCCCGGGGTCGACCTTCCGCCCTCATCAGCGGTCTTTGCCCCCAGCGCCGAGCAGCGTCAGGAAAATCTCAGCTGGTGGCGACTTGTCGAGGGCGCCTATTGGCAGCGTCCTTTCGGCCCAGATCGGGATGACGAACCCGACCCGCAAGCACCGGTTGTCCATATCACCCGCGAAGATGCGCAAGCCTATGCCAAATGGGCCGGAGGACGCCTGCCGAGCGAGGCGGAATGGGAATATGCCGCGCGTGGCGGTCTGGATGGCAAGCTGATGGCCTGGGAGGATGCAGAAGCGGCAGCAGTCACGCAAAAGGCCAATACATGGCAAGGTGCCTTCCCGGCTTATGACGCCGCTTCCGATGGCTTTGCCGGTGTCGCCCCGGTGGGCAGCTTTCCCGCCAATGGCTTTGGCCTCTATGATATGATCGGCAATGTCTGGGAATGGACCGCGACGCCCTATGCCCCGGACCATTCAGATGACGCGCGCGCCCGTGCTGGCGTCAATGGGCTGGACCCGGCACAACCCGGTGCCAGTGTCGGCACCATTCGCGGCGGTTCTTTTCTGTGCGCCAAATCCTATTGCTATCGCTACCGCCCCGCCGCGCGCCAAGCACAAGACCTCAGCTTTGGCACATCGCATATCGGCTTTCGCCTGGTGCGTGATTGA
- a CDS encoding sodium:solute symporter family transporter — MTLATTDLIIIAVYAAGLFGIAFWVSREKSGHAKNTEDYFLAGRALPWWAIGASLIASNISAEQIIGQSGQGYAVGMAIAAYEWQAAIVLIIVAKWFLPIFLKHKIYTMPQFLDARYGSGVRITTSIYWIILYTAVNLTTVLWLGGLAVVSLTGLPIFTAMALLAGFAFLYSVYGGLKAVALTDIIQVVILIVGGLFITWVALDLVSGEEGGALAGFARIYEALPGHFTMILDEQHPAYGDLPGIWTLLGGLWVLHFSYWGFNQYIIQRALGAENLNEAQKGLAFAAFLKLLIPLIVVIPGIAMLQLASQGTIDGTALAAKSDNTYGELIKLAPVGVRGLVFAALIAAIVSSLASMMNSISTIFTMDLYRSWQADRRDEHYVLVGRITAFTVMLIALLLARPFIGGFESGFQTVQEYSGFVAPGIVIVFLMGFFWKRMNAAGAFTALLASIALNLALKFGAPDIPFIIRVWIVFMGCLALAVVASLATAPPEDGQPVQLGKMQFSTQALFNGLALSVVTLLVGFYIILW; from the coding sequence ATGACCCTTGCGACCACCGATCTGATCATCATAGCTGTCTATGCAGCCGGGCTGTTCGGCATCGCCTTTTGGGTATCGCGGGAGAAAAGCGGCCATGCCAAGAATACCGAGGACTATTTCCTCGCCGGTCGCGCCCTGCCCTGGTGGGCGATTGGCGCATCGCTGATCGCGTCGAATATTTCGGCGGAGCAGATTATCGGCCAGTCAGGCCAGGGCTATGCTGTCGGTATGGCCATCGCCGCCTATGAATGGCAGGCGGCGATTGTCCTGATCATCGTTGCCAAATGGTTCCTGCCGATCTTCCTCAAACACAAAATCTACACCATGCCGCAATTTCTTGATGCGCGTTATGGCTCGGGTGTCCGCATCACCACATCGATTTACTGGATCATTCTCTACACCGCGGTCAATCTGACAACGGTGCTGTGGCTTGGCGGACTCGCGGTAGTCTCGCTTACCGGCCTGCCGATTTTCACCGCCATGGCCTTGCTCGCCGGATTTGCCTTTCTCTATTCAGTCTATGGCGGGTTGAAAGCGGTGGCGCTGACCGACATCATTCAGGTGGTCATCCTGATTGTTGGTGGCCTGTTTATCACCTGGGTCGCCCTTGATCTGGTCAGTGGTGAAGAGGGTGGCGCGCTTGCCGGTTTCGCCCGCATCTATGAGGCTCTGCCCGGCCATTTCACCATGATCCTCGATGAGCAGCATCCAGCCTATGGCGATCTGCCCGGCATCTGGACCTTGCTTGGTGGCCTGTGGGTGCTGCATTTCTCCTATTGGGGCTTCAACCAATATATCATCCAGCGCGCGCTCGGTGCGGAGAACCTGAACGAGGCGCAAAAGGGCCTTGCGTTCGCCGCCTTTCTGAAGCTGCTGATCCCGTTGATCGTGGTGATCCCCGGTATTGCGATGCTGCAACTGGCGAGCCAGGGCACAATTGATGGCACTGCGCTGGCCGCAAAATCGGACAATACCTATGGCGAGCTGATCAAATTGGCGCCGGTCGGTGTGCGCGGTCTGGTCTTCGCAGCGCTGATCGCGGCAATTGTGTCATCGCTGGCATCGATGATGAACTCCATCTCCACCATCTTCACCATGGATCTCTATCGTTCATGGCAGGCGGATCGTCGCGATGAGCATTATGTGCTGGTGGGGCGTATCACTGCCTTTACCGTGATGCTGATTGCCCTGTTGCTGGCGCGTCCCTTTATCGGCGGTTTTGAGAGCGGTTTTCAGACGGTGCAGGAATATTCCGGTTTCGTTGCGCCAGGCATTGTCATCGTCTTTCTGATGGGCTTTTTCTGGAAACGGATGAATGCCGCAGGTGCCTTTACCGCTCTGCTGGCGTCTATCGCGCTCAATCTGGCACTCAAATTCGGTGCCCCGGATATCCCCTTCATCATCCGCGTCTGGATCGTCTTTATGGGCTGTCTTGCGCTGGCGGTTGTCGCCTCGTTGGCGACCGCGCCGCCTGAAGATGGCCAGCCGGTGCAATTGGGCAAGATGCAATTCTCGACCCAGGCGTTGTTTAATGGCCTTGCGCTATCAGTCGTCACATTGCTGGTCGGCTTCTACATCATTCTGTGGTGA
- a CDS encoding glycoside hydrolase family 3 protein, whose translation MVRNILAALSILMLTSCSMMSDPVTDRASEILAQMTMEEKVGQIIQADISAVTPEDVRKYHLGSVLNGGNSAPGGGKVADAREWLALADAFWEASTDKGDGRVGIPLIWGTDAVHGHNNLQSAVIFPHNIGLGAANDPDLIGRIAEVTAREVRATGQEWTFAPTLAVARDDRWGRTYESYSEAPDIVAAYAGSMVQGLQGQSGAEDFLTSDHVIATAKHFVGDGGTEQGIDKGDTQGDLEEILTLHGAGYGPAISADVQTVMASFSSINGTKMHGYKALLTDRLKGEMGFDGFVVGDWNGHAEIPGCTAGDCDAALHAGLDMYMAPDSWRELYDNLLDAAKNGDLDLDRLDDAVMRILKVKLRAGLFDAPKPSERASSNASLLGSDAHREVAREAVRKSLVLLKNNSSLLPLQSGQTVLIAGSGADSIEQQSGGWTLNWQGTGNSNDEFAHAETIYAGLKTALEAIDSRAILSVDGSYTAKPDVAIVVFGEQPYAEFRGDRSDLVYETDGGSDLALLKKLKAADIPVISVFLSGRPLWVNPHINASDAFIAAWLPGTEGGGIADVLIADTQGQARYDFTGKLSFSWPATGEGTPINGNEGEKVAFPFGYGLGYGDSKTLAALSEDPGVNLDSRFTGKLVERGDAAAGLQMYLGDASNANIPVTTLTAESLGGAIKLSGIDYRAQEDSRAIQWQGGGKGEWSVRTSRAIDLSALGNAANLALVIDWKVMQAPKAEATMLWGCGADCARQADIGPLLSTLSPQSWTRSVIPLTCFGDPAGELTRIGLSGDDAMQIAIHAAAIEAAETAECPLP comes from the coding sequence ATGGTCCGCAATATTCTGGCCGCGCTTTCTATCCTTATGCTCACCTCTTGCAGCATGATGAGCGATCCGGTGACAGATCGCGCTAGCGAAATTCTGGCGCAAATGACGATGGAAGAGAAGGTCGGCCAGATTATTCAGGCGGATATCTCTGCAGTGACACCAGAGGATGTGCGCAAATACCATCTGGGTTCTGTCCTCAACGGCGGTAATTCCGCTCCCGGTGGCGGCAAGGTCGCCGATGCAAGAGAATGGCTGGCGCTTGCCGATGCCTTTTGGGAAGCCTCCACTGACAAAGGCGATGGCCGTGTCGGCATCCCGCTGATCTGGGGCACCGATGCGGTACATGGCCATAATAATCTGCAAAGCGCGGTTATCTTTCCCCATAATATCGGCCTTGGCGCCGCCAATGATCCTGACCTTATCGGTCGCATCGCCGAAGTCACTGCGCGTGAAGTGCGTGCGACCGGGCAGGAATGGACCTTTGCGCCGACACTGGCCGTGGCGCGCGATGACCGTTGGGGCCGCACGTATGAAAGCTATTCAGAAGCCCCTGATATTGTCGCCGCCTATGCCGGATCCATGGTGCAGGGCCTACAGGGGCAATCGGGCGCCGAGGACTTTCTCACCAGCGACCATGTGATTGCCACCGCCAAGCATTTTGTCGGCGATGGCGGCACCGAACAGGGCATCGACAAGGGCGATACCCAGGGCGATCTGGAGGAGATATTGACGCTGCATGGCGCGGGCTATGGACCGGCGATCTCGGCCGATGTGCAGACGGTTATGGCAAGTTTTTCCAGCATCAACGGCACCAAGATGCATGGCTATAAAGCGCTGCTCACCGACCGGCTCAAAGGCGAAATGGGCTTTGACGGCTTTGTTGTCGGCGACTGGAATGGCCATGCCGAGATACCTGGCTGCACTGCCGGCGATTGCGATGCCGCGCTGCATGCCGGGCTGGACATGTATATGGCCCCCGATAGCTGGCGCGAGCTTTATGACAATCTGCTCGACGCAGCGAAAAACGGCGATCTTGATCTTGATCGGCTTGATGATGCGGTGATGCGTATCCTCAAGGTCAAGCTGCGCGCCGGGCTGTTTGATGCACCCAAGCCGTCCGAGCGGGCATCGAGCAATGCCAGCCTATTGGGCAGCGACGCCCATCGGGAAGTGGCCCGCGAGGCGGTGCGGAAATCCTTGGTGCTGCTGAAGAACAATTCCAGCCTGTTGCCCCTGCAGAGCGGGCAGACCGTGCTGATTGCCGGAAGCGGTGCAGACAGCATCGAACAGCAATCGGGCGGATGGACATTGAACTGGCAAGGCACGGGCAACAGCAATGATGAGTTCGCCCATGCCGAGACCATTTATGCCGGGTTGAAAACGGCATTGGAGGCGATTGACAGCCGCGCCATCCTGTCGGTCGATGGCAGCTATACCGCCAAGCCCGATGTCGCCATCGTCGTCTTTGGCGAGCAGCCCTATGCCGAGTTTCGCGGTGATCGCAGTGATCTGGTCTATGAGACAGATGGTGGCAGCGACCTGGCGCTGCTGAAGAAGTTGAAGGCCGCCGATATCCCGGTTATCTCGGTGTTTCTCTCCGGAAGACCGCTCTGGGTTAATCCGCATATCAACGCCTCCGATGCTTTCATTGCGGCCTGGTTACCCGGCACAGAGGGAGGCGGCATTGCCGATGTTCTGATCGCCGACACACAGGGCCAAGCGCGCTATGACTTTACCGGCAAGCTCTCTTTCTCCTGGCCCGCCACCGGTGAAGGCACGCCGATTAATGGCAATGAAGGCGAGAAGGTCGCCTTTCCCTTTGGCTATGGCCTGGGATATGGTGACAGCAAGACCCTGGCAGCGCTGAGCGAAGACCCGGGCGTCAATCTCGATAGCCGGTTTACGGGCAAGCTGGTTGAGCGGGGCGATGCCGCTGCCGGGCTGCAAATGTATCTTGGTGATGCGTCCAACGCCAATATTCCGGTCACCACACTCACCGCCGAAAGCCTGGGCGGAGCGATAAAGCTCAGCGGTATCGACTATCGTGCGCAGGAAGATTCTCGCGCGATCCAATGGCAAGGCGGTGGCAAGGGTGAATGGAGTGTGCGCACATCGCGCGCCATTGATCTCTCCGCCCTTGGCAACGCGGCCAATCTGGCGCTGGTGATTGACTGGAAGGTGATGCAGGCGCCGAAAGCGGAGGCGACCATGTTGTGGGGCTGTGGCGCGGACTGTGCCCGCCAGGCGGATATCGGCCCATTGCTAAGCACCCTCAGCCCGCAAAGCTGGACCCGATCGGTCATCCCGCTGACCTGTTTTGGCGATCCTGCCGGGGAGCTGACCCGCATTGGCCTATCGGGCGATGATGCAATGCAGATTGCTATCCATGCCGCAGCGATTGAGGCAGCAGAGACGGCGGAGTGCCCGCTGCCATGA
- a CDS encoding glycoside hydrolase family 16 protein yields MLTASAQAQDSAVSPQPETASQAPAQDQAGESVATNIPNGYALVWSDEFSTPGLPDPAKWKYDTFRNKQGWFNNEKQYYSANRAENARIESGNLIIEARKEALDPALFPDWGGQEFSSARLITQGLGDWTYGFFEIRAKLPCGVGTWPAIWMLPSDPDIEWPEGGEIDIMEHVGFEPGVIHHSVHTTAFNFSRGTQMTSKHELESACDAMHKYQLLWTSDFMMFGVDDKPKFLFKKESSKRSRWPFDRPQHLLLNIAIGGSWGGQKGIADDAVPARMEIDYVRVYQPTAPAAQKGE; encoded by the coding sequence GTGTTAACGGCCTCCGCGCAGGCGCAAGACAGTGCTGTATCGCCACAGCCGGAAACGGCCTCTCAGGCCCCCGCTCAAGACCAGGCGGGCGAAAGCGTCGCCACCAATATTCCCAATGGCTATGCACTGGTCTGGTCAGACGAATTCAGCACCCCCGGACTGCCCGATCCGGCCAAGTGGAAATATGACACGTTCCGCAACAAGCAGGGCTGGTTCAACAACGAAAAGCAGTATTACTCGGCCAACCGGGCCGAAAATGCCCGGATTGAATCGGGCAATCTAATCATCGAGGCGCGCAAAGAAGCGCTGGACCCCGCGCTGTTCCCTGATTGGGGTGGTCAGGAATTCAGCTCGGCACGGCTCATCACCCAAGGACTGGGCGACTGGACCTATGGCTTTTTCGAAATCAGGGCCAAGCTGCCCTGCGGTGTTGGCACATGGCCTGCCATCTGGATGCTGCCTTCCGATCCCGACATTGAATGGCCCGAGGGCGGCGAGATCGATATTATGGAACATGTCGGGTTTGAGCCCGGCGTCATCCATCATTCCGTCCATACCACTGCCTTCAACTTCTCGCGTGGCACACAGATGACCTCCAAGCATGAGCTGGAAAGCGCCTGCGATGCCATGCACAAATATCAGCTGCTCTGGACCAGCGATTTCATGATGTTCGGTGTCGATGACAAACCGAAATTCCTGTTCAAAAAGGAAAGCAGCAAACGCAGCCGCTGGCCCTTTGATCGGCCGCAGCATTTGCTGCTCAACATCGCCATTGGCGGCAGCTGGGGCGGGCAGAAAGGCATTGCTGACGACGCGGTGCCGGCGCGCATGGAGATTGATTATGTCCGCGTCTATCAGCCGACAGCGCCCGCAGCACAGAAAGGCGAATAA